Proteins encoded within one genomic window of Vicinamibacteria bacterium:
- a CDS encoding FAD-dependent oxidoreductase has product MRILVIGGNAAGLTAASRARRLDSSCSVTVLEASERIAYSICGLPFAISGHLSGFENLVIFTPERLRNERGIEALVNRRAIEVVPGRKRVVAENTITGEQQSHLYDKLLIATGYRPRSLPVEGMKSRGVFTASRLGDGEAILAWLSRRAARRAVLVGGGYVGLEMAEALAARGLHVTLVEASDRVFPALDPDMAKYVEEALAKNGVRVMTGRRVKRLTSNRDGAVEAVELEPGSLRLPADIVFVDVGVLPEVDLATEAGIALGPTGAIAVSDQMETSVSSIYAAGNCVETRHLVTGRPVSMPLGTVAAKQGRIAGENLVGRRSRFEGALGTTIVRVFDVAAARTGLGAEEAGREGFSCLTSTITGRFRAYYFDTGASATVKVIAERGSGRLLGAQIVGSSEGTIRIDVVAAAISGGLTVREASQLDLAYAPPLGALWNPLLVAMNQLLREL; this is encoded by the coding sequence CGTGCGAGGAGGCTCGATTCTTCGTGCTCGGTGACGGTTCTCGAAGCCTCGGAGCGTATCGCCTACAGTATCTGTGGGCTCCCGTTCGCCATCTCTGGCCATCTGTCCGGCTTTGAGAATCTCGTCATCTTCACACCGGAACGGCTGCGCAACGAGCGAGGCATCGAGGCGCTCGTCAACCGGCGAGCCATCGAGGTCGTGCCGGGGCGAAAGCGGGTCGTTGCCGAAAACACGATTACCGGAGAGCAGCAATCCCATCTCTACGACAAATTGCTGATAGCCACCGGCTATCGTCCGCGATCTCTCCCCGTCGAGGGGATGAAATCCCGGGGCGTGTTCACCGCAAGTCGCCTAGGAGATGGCGAAGCGATCCTCGCCTGGTTGTCCCGCCGCGCCGCGCGTCGCGCGGTGCTCGTTGGCGGGGGCTACGTCGGTCTCGAAATGGCAGAGGCGCTCGCGGCAAGGGGGTTGCACGTCACGCTGGTAGAGGCCAGCGATCGGGTGTTTCCCGCGCTCGACCCCGACATGGCGAAGTACGTCGAGGAGGCGCTCGCAAAAAACGGTGTTCGCGTCATGACCGGCCGGAGGGTGAAGCGGTTGACCTCCAACCGGGATGGGGCAGTGGAAGCGGTCGAGCTCGAGCCGGGCTCTCTTCGACTGCCGGCCGATATCGTCTTCGTCGATGTCGGAGTCCTGCCCGAGGTCGACCTCGCAACCGAGGCGGGCATCGCCCTCGGTCCAACCGGCGCCATCGCCGTTTCCGACCAGATGGAGACGAGCGTTTCCTCTATTTACGCTGCCGGCAACTGTGTCGAGACGCGCCATCTGGTGACCGGCCGACCCGTTTCGATGCCGCTGGGAACGGTAGCCGCGAAGCAGGGTCGCATCGCCGGTGAGAACCTCGTGGGGAGACGCTCTCGTTTCGAAGGCGCGCTCGGTACCACGATCGTGAGAGTGTTTGACGTTGCCGCGGCGAGAACGGGTCTCGGCGCCGAGGAGGCCGGTCGTGAAGGTTTCTCTTGTCTGACATCCACCATCACCGGGAGATTCCGGGCGTACTATTTCGATACCGGCGCCTCGGCAACCGTGAAAGTCATCGCCGAGCGTGGAAGTGGGCGATTGCTCGGAGCCCAGATCGTGGGAAGCTCCGAGGGCACGATTCGAATCGACGTCGTCGCGGCGGCGATCAGCGGTGGCCTGACGGTTCGGGAAGCATCCCAGCTCGACCTCGCTTACGCGCCGCCGCTTGGTGCGCTCTGGAATCCTCTACTCGTTGCGATGAATCAGCTGCTGCGGGAATTGTAG